In Accipiter gentilis chromosome 18, bAccGen1.1, whole genome shotgun sequence, the following are encoded in one genomic region:
- the TSPO gene encoding translocator protein isoform X1, with protein MEVVPAWVPAVGFTLLPHAGGFLGSKVTKKEIPVWYESLQKPSWCPPNWVFAPVWGTLYTSMGFGSYLVWKELGGFSEKSVVPLGLYAGQLALNWAWTPVFFGAHKMGWGLVTLLLTTGMATATTASWYNINKTAAYLMVPYLAWLTMASALNYRIWKDNRNKKQSE; from the exons ATGGAAGTGGTACCAGCCTGGGTCCCAGCAGTGGGTTTCACACTCCTGCCCCATGCAGGAGGATTTTTAGGAAGCAAGGTAACCAAAAAGGAAATCCCAGTGTGGTATGAATCTCTACAGAAGCCATCCTGGTGTCCGCCTAACTGGGTGTTTGCTCCTGTTTGGGGAACTCTCTATACATCTATGGG ATTTGGCTCCTACCTGGTATGGAAGGAATTGGGGGGCTTCAGTGAAAAGTCAGTGGTTCCTCTGGGTCTGTATGCAGGGCAGCTGGCATTAAACTGGGCATGGACTCCAGTATTTTTTGGAGCTCACAAAATGGGATGG GGGTTGGTGACTCTTCTGCTCACAACTGGTATGGCAACAGCTACAACTGCTTCCTGGTATAACATCAACAAAACAGCAGCTTATTTGATGGTTCCTTATTTAGCTTGGCTAACCATGGCTTCTGCACTTAATTACCGTATCTGGAAGGACAATCGCAACAAGAAACAATCTGAATAA
- the TSPO gene encoding translocator protein isoform X3, protein MEVVPAWVPAVGFTLLPHAGGFLGSKVTKKEIPVWYESLQKPSWCPPNWVFAPVWGTLYTSMGFGSYLVWKELGGFSEKSVVPLGLYAGQLALNWAWTPVFFGAHKMGWRTAAAGAQEKQGLSQAQLTAPPSFLLTSMADANPTDLQLQIRFDVSGTHRAHCLKNSKSSDRRNKFLKRSTNIKN, encoded by the exons ATGGAAGTGGTACCAGCCTGGGTCCCAGCAGTGGGTTTCACACTCCTGCCCCATGCAGGAGGATTTTTAGGAAGCAAGGTAACCAAAAAGGAAATCCCAGTGTGGTATGAATCTCTACAGAAGCCATCCTGGTGTCCGCCTAACTGGGTGTTTGCTCCTGTTTGGGGAACTCTCTATACATCTATGGG ATTTGGCTCCTACCTGGTATGGAAGGAATTGGGGGGCTTCAGTGAAAAGTCAGTGGTTCCTCTGGGTCTGTATGCAGGGCAGCTGGCATTAAACTGGGCATGGACTCCAGTATTTTTTGGAGCTCACAAAATGGGATGG agaacagcagcagcaggggcacAAGAGAAGCAAGGACTCAGTCAAGCACAGTTAACAGCTCCCCCATCATTCCTGTTAACCAGCATGGCAGATGCTAACCCTACAGATCTGCAACTCCAGATACGCTTTGATGTCAGTGGAACGCACAGAGCACACTGCTTGAAAAACAGTAAGAGttcagacagaagaaataaatttctgaaaAGGTCCACAAATATAAAGAATTGA
- the TSPO gene encoding translocator protein isoform X2, whose amino-acid sequence MGKTKQEIQSTWTETERTQIFSNLLHTPLRHHQQHWPNSTNILYLDPQCDASSPLDLDSRATARPRRTAAAGAQEKQGLSQAQLTAPPSFLLTSMADANPTDLQLQIRFDVSGTHRAHCLKNSKSSDRRNKFLKRSTNIKN is encoded by the exons ATGGGCAAGACAAAACAGGAAATTCAGAGCACCTGGACAGAAACTGAGAGGACCCAAATATTCAGCAACCTCCTGCACACACCTCTGAGGCATCACCAGCAGCACTGGCCAAACAGCACTAACATACTCTACCTGGACCCTCAGTGTGATGCCAGTTCACCACTAGACCTTGACAGCAGAGCAACAGCCAGGCCACGG agaacagcagcagcaggggcacAAGAGAAGCAAGGACTCAGTCAAGCACAGTTAACAGCTCCCCCATCATTCCTGTTAACCAGCATGGCAGATGCTAACCCTACAGATCTGCAACTCCAGATACGCTTTGATGTCAGTGGAACGCACAGAGCACACTGCTTGAAAAACAGTAAGAGttcagacagaagaaataaatttctgaaaAGGTCCACAAATATAAAGAATTGA
- the TTLL12 gene encoding tubulin--tyrosine ligase-like protein 12: MSGDGEDELSAFVALHGAALRASRVPTRYWESLCRKLRGEVFDAGDYFGIMQVEEADEEEEGDEEMEEFKKKPNPGNEPCFKVIVTNENGLQASNPNSIFLIDHAWTYRVEHARQQLLHVPGLLHRMTNLMGIDFHGEIPDEGSIEQVLREMWKYNQTYQLSQGTAEEKVPVWYIMDEFGSRIQHSDQPSFATAPLFYMPQQIAYTVLWPLRDLETGDEVTRDYAYGETDRLIRKCVLLPWVPTEVLDVNCFTPEPSDEHYQAILAENKEKLPIAINPPVYDKDKVFKVFTDIQQVLNNLTHPRFVFTDNEGKADILYNFSHFKDYRKLSEERPEVMLNQFPCENLLTVKDCLASISRRAGGPDGPRWLPRTFNLQTELPQFISYFQQRDRRGEDNHWICKPWNLARSLDTHITNSLNNIIRHRESSPKVVCKYIENPVLFHREDVGMVKFDIRYVVLLRSVKPLKLYIYDVFWLRFSNRAFSLDDLDDYEKHFTVMNYAPGVTLKQVHCEEFIPLFEKQYPEYPWATVQANIFKAFAELFQVASAKPAPLGICDYPSSRAIYAVDLMLKWDTSRDGKKIMQPQILEVNFNPDCDRACKYHPTFFNDVFSTLFLDEADSCHVTCIV; the protein is encoded by the exons GTATTTGATGCTGGTGACTACTTTGGGATAATGCAAGTAGAAGAGgcagatgaggaggaagaaggtgatgaagaaatggaagaatttaaaaagaaaccaaatccTGGAAATGAACCATGTTTCAAAGTTATTGTAACAAATGAGAATGGGCTTCAAGCCTCCAATCCCAATAG CATTTTCCTCATCGATCATGCCTGGACTTACCGTGTCGAACATGCCCGCCAGCAGCTGCTTCATGTACCCGGCTTACTGCACAGAATGACAAATCTCATGGGAATCGACTTTCACGGAGAGATCCCAGATGAGGGCAGTATTGAGCAAGTGTTGCGGGAAATGTGGAAATACAATCAGACCTACCAGCTTTCTCAAGGG ACTGCAGAGGAGAAGGTTCCTGTCTGGTACATTATGGATGAATTTGGATCACGCATTCAGCATTCAGATCAGCCTAGTTTTGCAACAGCGCCTCTGTTTTATATGCCTCAACAAATTGCTTACACTGTTCTCTGGCCTTTGAGAGACCTTGAAACTGGTG ACGAAGTGACTCGTGATTATGCTTATGGGGAAACAGATCGCTTGATCAGGAAGTGTGTTTTGTTACCATGGGTGCCTACTGAAGTGTTGGATGTCAACTGTTTTACACCAGAGCCATCAGATGAGCATTACCAG gctattttagcagaaaacaaggaaaaactgcCTATAGCGATAAATCCACCAGTTTATGACAAAGACAAAGTTTTCAA ggTTTTCACAGACATTCAACAAGTCCTCAACAACCTGACACATCCCCGTTTTGTATTCACAGACAACGAGGGAAAAGCAGACATCCTTTACAACTTCTCACACTTCAAAGATTATAG GAAGCTAAGCGAGGAAAGGCCTGAGGTAATGCTGAATCAATTCCCATGTGAGAACCTTCTGACTGTCAAAGACTGCCTGGCATCCATTTCTAGACGAGCTGGAGGACCAGATGGGCCAAGATGGTTGCCTCGTACTTTTAACCTCCAAACAGAATTGCCTCAGTTCATCAGCTACTTTCAGCAACGTGACAGAAG agGAGAAGACAACCACTGGATATGCAAACCGTGGAACTTGGCCAGAAGTCTGGATACCCACATCACCAACAGTCTTAACAATATCATCAGGCATAGGGAAAGCAGCCCAAAG GTAGTGTGCAAATATATTGAGAATCCAGTCTTGTTTCACCGAGAAGATGTGGGGATGGTTAAATTTGACATCCGTTATGTTGTATTGCTGCGGTCCGTAAAACCACTCAAGCTGTATATCTATGATGTATTTTGGCTGCGCTTTTCAAATCG GGCATTTTCACTTGATGACTTGGATGACTACGAGAAGCATTTCACAGTCATGAATTATGCTCCTGGTGTAACATTAAAACAG GTACACTGTGAAGAATTTATTCCTCTGTTTGAAAAACAATATCCTGAATATCCTTGGGCAACGGTACAA GCAAATATTTTTAAGGCATTTGCTGAATTGTTCCAAGTTGCTTCAGCTAAACCTGCACCTCTTGGCATCTGCGACTATCCGTCATCAAGAGCAATATATGCTGTTGACTTGATGCTTAAATGGGACACCAGCAGAGATG ggaaaaaaattatgcagcCTCAGATCCTGGAGGTAAACTTTAATCCTGACTGTGATAGAGCCTGCAAATACCACCCTACCTTTTTTAATGATGTCTTCAGCACCCTGTTTCTGGATGAAGCGGACAGCTGCCATGTGACATGCATTGTCTAG